From one Acidobacteriota bacterium genomic stretch:
- a CDS encoding HU family DNA-binding protein — MAKMTQTEIVNSIAESTGLKKAEVKGLFDALAGLAAGEVKKNGEFTLPGFGKLVKATRAAREGRNPATGATIKIPAKTTVKFRVGKSMKDAIG, encoded by the coding sequence ATGGCAAAAATGACACAAACGGAAATCGTTAACAGTATCGCAGAAAGCACGGGCCTCAAGAAGGCCGAAGTGAAAGGACTTTTCGACGCATTGGCGGGACTCGCTGCCGGCGAAGTGAAGAAGAACGGTGAGTTCACCCTTCCGGGCTTCGGAAAACTCGTCAAAGCGACGCGTGCCGCACGTGAAGGCCGCAATCCGGCGACCGGTGCGACGATCAAGATCCCGGCGAAAACGACTGTTAAGTTCCGTGTCGGAAAATCAATGAAAGACGCGATCGGTTAA